A single genomic interval of Deinococcota bacterium harbors:
- a CDS encoding dihydrodipicolinate synthase family protein: MGGSTFAPPASPLQSRAAYAAAHLVADPLADNHPGSRAVIDWDSTLAYRRHLWRYGFAVAEAMDTAQRGMGLDWDGAKELIRRSSAEAKAVGGRVACGAGTDHLTPSPHLSLDEVIRAYEEQCIFVEGEGSRIILMASRALAACAKGADDYLKVYDHILSQVAEPVIIHWLGDPFDPTLAGYWGSHDLSAAMEGCLEIIHAHPAKIDGIKISLLDARREIDMRRRLPQGVRMYTGDDFNYPALIRGDNEGYSDALLGIFDAIAPAASTAIAALDAGDAETYEAILEPTVPLSRHIFQKPTFYYKTGIVFLAYLSGHQSHFRMVGGQESARSAPHLAELLVLADEAGLIGDPERAARRMRSVLALAGVAS; this comes from the coding sequence ATGGGAGGCTCGACCTTCGCGCCGCCGGCATCGCCTCTCCAGAGCCGCGCCGCCTACGCGGCGGCGCACCTGGTCGCCGATCCGTTAGCCGACAACCACCCCGGAAGCAGGGCCGTCATAGACTGGGACAGCACCCTCGCCTACCGGCGGCACCTCTGGCGCTACGGCTTCGCCGTCGCCGAAGCCATGGACACCGCGCAACGCGGCATGGGACTGGACTGGGACGGCGCCAAAGAACTCATCCGCCGCTCGAGCGCCGAAGCGAAGGCGGTGGGGGGAAGGGTCGCCTGCGGGGCAGGCACCGACCACCTCACTCCCTCTCCCCACCTGAGCCTGGACGAGGTCATCCGCGCCTATGAAGAACAGTGCATCTTTGTCGAGGGAGAAGGCAGCCGCATCATCCTGATGGCCAGCCGCGCGCTCGCAGCCTGCGCCAAAGGAGCTGACGACTACCTCAAAGTGTACGATCACATCCTCTCCCAGGTCGCCGAGCCAGTCATCATCCACTGGCTCGGCGACCCCTTCGATCCCACCCTCGCCGGCTATTGGGGTTCGCACGACCTCTCCGCGGCGATGGAGGGCTGTCTCGAGATCATTCATGCGCACCCCGCGAAGATCGACGGCATCAAGATCTCGCTCTTGGACGCCCGCCGCGAGATCGACATGCGCCGACGCCTGCCCCAGGGCGTGCGCATGTACACCGGCGACGACTTCAACTACCCCGCGCTCATCCGCGGCGACAACGAAGGTTACAGCGACGCCCTGCTCGGCATCTTCGATGCGATCGCGCCGGCGGCCTCCACTGCCATCGCCGCGCTCGACGCTGGAGACGCCGAGACATATGAGGCTATCCTCGAGCCGACCGTTCCTCTGAGCCGGCATATCTTCCAGAAGCCCACCTTTTACTACAAGACAGGCATCGTTTTTCTCGCCTATCTGAGCGGCCACCAGTCCCACTTCCGCATGGTCGGCGGTCAAGAGAGCGCCCGCTCCGCCCCTCACCTCGCTGAGCTGCTCGTGCTGGCCGACGAAGCGGGCCTCATCGGCGACCCCGAAAGGGCGGCGCGGCGCATGCGGAGCGTCCTGGCGCTCGCGGGCGTTGCCTCGTGA
- a CDS encoding sugar phosphate isomerase/epimerase — protein sequence MIDRLSLNQATTQNWTVEEAVDGCARAGIPWIGLWREKVAAQGLAESARLARDADIKVSSLCRGGFFPAATEALRRERIEDNERALDEAAELGADVLVLVCGGLPEGSRDLDGARQMVEDGLAALVPHAAERGVGLGIEPLHPMFTADRSVISSLGLANDICERSSSVKVGVVIDAYHVWWDPQVYKEIARAAPYTLGFHVNDWLVPTPDLLLGRGMMGDGVIELRRLRAAVDGAGYRGPIEVEIFNNDIWNTSGERILELAKERYIAEVT from the coding sequence GTGATCGACCGGCTGAGCCTCAACCAGGCCACCACCCAAAACTGGACCGTCGAGGAGGCCGTCGACGGCTGCGCCCGAGCGGGTATTCCTTGGATCGGCCTGTGGCGCGAGAAGGTCGCCGCGCAGGGCCTCGCCGAGAGCGCCAGGCTCGCGCGGGACGCGGACATCAAGGTCTCGAGCCTGTGCCGCGGCGGTTTCTTTCCCGCTGCAACCGAGGCCCTACGCAGGGAACGCATCGAAGACAATGAGCGCGCCCTCGACGAGGCGGCCGAACTCGGCGCGGACGTGCTGGTGCTGGTGTGCGGCGGGCTGCCTGAGGGCAGTAGGGACCTGGACGGGGCAAGGCAGATGGTCGAGGACGGCCTCGCCGCGCTCGTCCCCCACGCCGCCGAACGCGGCGTGGGGCTCGGCATCGAACCGCTCCATCCCATGTTCACCGCGGACCGCTCGGTCATCTCGAGCCTCGGGCTTGCCAACGACATCTGCGAGCGCTCAAGCTCAGTTAAAGTCGGCGTCGTCATCGACGCCTACCACGTCTGGTGGGACCCGCAGGTTTATAAGGAGATCGCTCGAGCCGCTCCCTACACGCTTGGCTTCCACGTGAACGACTGGCTGGTGCCCACGCCCGATTTGCTCCTCGGGCGCGGTATGATGGGTGACGGCGTGATCGAGCTGCGGCGCCTCCGGGCCGCCGTGGACGGGGCGGGTTACCGCGGCCCCATCGAGGTGGAGATCTTCAACAACGACATCTGGAACACCTCTGGCGAACGGATCCTCGAGCTCGCCAAGGAAAGGTATATCGCGGAGGTCACC